The following coding sequences are from one Ornithorhynchus anatinus isolate Pmale09 chromosome 18, mOrnAna1.pri.v4, whole genome shotgun sequence window:
- the UBE2K gene encoding ubiquitin-conjugating enzyme E2 K isoform X1: MTLRTVLLSLQALLAAAEPDDPQDAVVANQYKQNPEMFKQTARLWAHVYAGAPVSSPEYTKKIENLCAMGFDRNAVIVALSSKSWDVETATELLLSN; encoded by the exons ATGACTCTCCGGACAGTATTGTTATCCTTGCAAGCATTGTTGGCTGCAGCAGAACCAGATGACCCCCAAGATGCAGTGGTAGCCAATCAG TACAAACAAAATCCAGAAATGTTTAAACAGACAGCACGACTCTGGGCACATGTGTATGCTGGAGCACCAGTTTCTAGTCCAGAATACACCAAAAAGATAGAAAACCTTTGTGCTATGGGCTTTGATAGG aatGCAGTAATAGTGGCCTTGTCTTCCAAATCATGGGACGTAGAGACGGCGACAGAACTGCTTCtgagtaactga